A window of Nicotiana sylvestris chromosome 8, ASM39365v2, whole genome shotgun sequence genomic DNA:
GCTGGCGCTAAAAGAAACTAATCTCTAATAGGGGTTGAGCTGTTTCGTCTGTATGGTATAAATACAGATCAAGGACCGAGATTTCATTTTAAGTGTCCCTCCATTTTGTTGAGCATATATATTAGATTGATTGTCACAGCGATGGTATCTCATGGGCTAAAAGCATTAGTTTGATCCTTTATTACTTGttatttctctttatttttaaaaatctTACAATTCTTTCTTTCCATAGTTATTGTCATCTGTAACTTTCTTTTCTTGGCATCTCAACATCTATGGTTTCTTTCATTTAACAGTTAGTTACACTTGAAGATATGATTAGGTAAGTATAAGTGTACTCTCCGTAACaaagcttttagatgagatgaTTACATACTACAACATGGTATCATAGCAGTGATCTCTTGCTCCGTCATAGTTAACAtgacttcctttttttttgggTAGGTCTTGGTAACTCCATCGCATTTAGCAATTGTTATGGAGTATGCAGCAGGTGGAGAACTTTTTGCTAGAATATGCAGTGCTGGCAGATTTAGTGAGGATGAGGTTATACTTTTATCTCCGATTCCGTGTATTATACCTGTATTTGATGAGAATGAGATGTTGTACTTATCATCTTtgtatttgtatcaatcaacgaCAGGCTCGTTTCTTCTTCCAACAGCTAATATCTGGAGTCAGTTACTGTCATGCCATGGTAAATTTGAAATACATCGACGTATAGTAACAATAGTCATGTTCTTCCTAGTGAATTTATAGTCTCAAGTCATACTTCTATTTTTCCTGTAGGAAATTTGTCACAGGGATTTGAAACTAGAAAACACTCTTCTTGATGGAAGTGCTTCACCACGtgtaaaaatatgtgattttGGTTATTCCAAGGTTTGTTCTTCTTTTCTCGTTGAGAAGCTTGCTTGCATTAAATCTaacatgatgttattttaattatatgtACTTTTTCATGCAGTCTGGATTGTTGCATTCCCAACCAAAGTCGACAGTAGGAACACCCGCTTACATTGCCCCTGAGGTCCTGTCACGAAAGGAATATGACGGGAAGGCAAGCTCTCTTCTTGGACCATGATCTGTTGCtacaaaaatcatttttttttggtGTCAACAGATTATTTTCTTTATCGCCTTCGTGCCTATGATACCAGCTAAACAAAAAGCATTACATTGGCCTATAATATTCTACCTTATTATTTTCCCCTTGTAGCGACTACTGTAAAGTATGCCGATTTTTTACACATTGCTCCCATTGGGAACTGTAAGTAGGAACTTTAGGGAAACTTTTATTTCTCTATGGTGAAAGACTCATTTCGAGCAGCTTAAATTATAGAGACAGTAACTACTACCTTTGTAAAGAACTTGTTTGTTCATGTGGCCTTTAGAATATCTGAACGCGTGTAGTTACATGATTGTGTTCTTTTCCTGTTGCTTTTGACTTGAATATTCTGCTCATGTTATAGTAAAACATTTTCAGATAGCAGATGTATGGTCATGTGGGGTGACGTTGTATGTGATGCTAGTCGGAGCATACCCTTTTGAGGATCCTGAAGATccaaaaaatttcagaaaaaccaTTGGAGTGAGTTCATATTTTAATTTGATGTTTGACTAAGTAGGAATGTTTTGTCTCAAATAGGTACTTAaggttgttttattttgttttcagaGAATAATGAGTGCCCAATACTCCATACCGGATTATGTACGAATATCTGCAGATTGTAAGAACCTCCTTTCGCGAATCTTTGTTGCAAATCCCTCAAAGGTAACATTCTCCTAACTCAACTACTcgtcaaaaagaaataaaaaataaataaaaaaagggcAGCCAGGTGCATTAAGcttccgctatgcgcggggtccggggaatggccggaccataagggtctaTCGTACGCAGCCATACCTTTTAtttttgcaagaggctgtttccacagttcgaacccgtgacctcttgatcacatggcaacaactttaccagttacgccaaggctccccttaaaaacagaaagaaaaaaatactTAGCCTAGTCATGACTCGAGTATCGTTCAGTAACATAACATGTATTGCATCATGCACAGAGAATAACTATTCCTGAGATAAAGAAACATCCTTGGTTTTTAAAGAATCTGCCAAAAGACTTAATGGATGGTGAGCATTCCAAATATGAAGAGGCTTCAGAGCAACTACAACAGAGTGTGGAGGAAATCATGAGGATAATACAAGAAGCTAAGATACCTGGAGAAGTGTCAAAACCAGAAGGACAAGCTACTGCAGGGACAGCAGAACCAGATGATACTGAGGATGACCTCGAGTCGGAAATTGACAGCAGCAATGATTTTTCTGTTTATGTCTGAGGATGACATTATCAACTGGACTAAAAAAGAACTTCAGTATGTAATCTTGAGTTGTTTATTATGGTGTATAGAAGACTTAGTTATATTCTGGCCTACCGAACTATATTTATGAGTTCTAAGGTGTGCACTCAAATTGTTAGATGGATGTAATATTGCAGAAAACAGATTTCTATTTTGTACCTATCGATGATATTCTCTGCTCCTATGTGTTAACAATCAATTTTTCAGCTGAATTGATTTTAGTCTTTAAAGTCCTGAAAATTAGTAACCTTTCTTAGTggacgtttggacataagaattgtaaaatttcaaaaaaaaaaaaaagtacttaattttttttccaagtaaaaatggtatttgattgtgtttggacatgagtataattttgggttattttttaatttttgtgagtgatatgagtgaaaattttgaatttgttttagtttttcaaatttttgagaaattcaaaaattcaaattcaagtgaagattgaaatttttatgaccaaaaactaatttcgaaaaaagtgaaaaaattcttatgtccaaacgggctcttagctATTGTAAGTGAGCCACAACCTTTTTGGTTTAACCATTTGATATCCGAAGTCAACTGTCCCGCTAATGCAGGTCTTGTGCCAGGGTGCACACTAAGGGTCGTTTATTATGAGATACAAGAAGGTATAAGGGttgtataaaaatttaatatcaccTTAATACTATGTTTGGTTAGTGAACCAGTTATAAGTTATCCCagtgttaattttaacactgggataacttataccttatagaaggtgggttaattagcaccggtataacttcTACCCttttcttagaaattatgcaattgtcattcttaatacaacataccaaacaatgaataaacaacaatcccaacataactaatcccagcataacttatcacaatataacttataccggtataaatcATATTTCAATTAAACGACCCCTAAGGGGGTAAATCGCTTCCTACCAAAGTGTTCTCCATTCCCAGCTTTCTAATCCGAAACGTCTGGTTATGGATGGAGGGATACTCATCACAATCCACAGAGTACTTGCCACGACACGTTTGAAAAAAAGAAGTGTGGTAGTAGTTACTGTTTGTTAAAACTCATTTACCTTCTCAAATATTTACTTTTTGAGAACTATGCATAATGCATCATCTATGCTACTTTTACCCCTTTTTCCCAGGCTAACAGAATGTTAATAATAATCAAATTAAGAGGGAGAAAGTAAAAAGATCTACCTGAGAGTACTAACTGTTTTATAAATATGTTGAAAGTTTTAAGTCTTGCCACACCCTGAAGTAATTTACCgcagaaaataataaaatgcaAGCTTAACTAAAGAGAGAAATGTTCTGCCTCAGAGCATTCCCATTGACTAATTATATATCCATGACTCTGAGTGAATGATCTTCAATTAATTTATGCTAATAATTATCGAATATTCCTAACTGAGCATCAAACAATAAACTAGAAGCTACCTATTAAAAGATGCACAATAGTTTTTTGCAACTAAGGCTAGTTTATGAATACTATTTAGTAAAATCAGTTTGTGTACCTTGAAATTTTTATCTCCACCAAATATTTAACTAAGAAATATACCAAAATAGCAGAAACTGAAAAACTACACCTCAAGTTAAATCCTACGGTtccaattaaatctaaaaatcaaacaacaacaacaaaaaaatccagtataatcccacatagtggggtctggggagggtagtgtgtacgcaaccttacccctatgatgataggctataattacatattttggtcgcttattacactcaaatttactgcactttaattgagtttgagctttaatcgctagtgtcttgcactaattgtgtgttttatgccttgtaggagtgattctgagctatgtagatgttatgaaatgaattcaagtgatttggagctttgaagtctgagtaaaagctcaaggaattaagccgggatcgtgttcgggggtcaacggatgatagttagaacaaatgaagaatcgagtaggtatattatgcactgtctagtaaaatgcacataaagTTTTACTCaaaactccatttgggctccacaatatatggttggaaatctaactcaaagggctacaactttcatgttttatatttATCCAAATTTCCAACATAACAGGGTGAAAACTGCGCGTCAAGTGTGCGGCCGCGCTCGTCAGGCAGAATCAAAGTGGATATGCGCGGTCCAAGCGCGACCGCGCACGTCCTGTCCGTAACATGTGTCCTTTTTCGTGTAGGAGAAGGTGTAATTGtttgggcccaaccctacttggtatatatacatggaaaaatagtATTTTGAGGAGGTTGGACAGATTTGGGCCACAAATACGACCAAATGAGGCAGaaacacaataggagcaaggcggagaattcttctacaagtttttccttcctcttcctatttttcattgttggttatgacttttagtattgtagttttacatactattatgaatagctaatttgttatctagggttttgatggaacctttggTAGGATAaattcttttatgtttttatataattgagttgtagtattttctctatttgttcaactatattattcttgtggttgattgaagggcctTCAATTAGTTGTGCTTATTTAGTATGCATTActcaggagagagtgcatatttaggtgtttgttgaacaacatcactcctgacgtatgtgaggaatcaataaccaagggtttaaaggtgggattagggataacgaaaccttgggtgcgatctaagtgagctgtaattaaagccaactagcgtaactcgggagactttgcctagtaaattgttgtaattactcgggagagaattacaacacgcagagcgctcatgatcagtagagaatacttagaCGAAATTATAGAAAACATAGCGGGAAAGATTCCGACAATtgaggaaatcataactctagacctccttaatcttttctacaacctgtagtatctttagtattaatttattattttaatttgttagtagttagttaaacacaagaatcttaatatctataagttaggaattgttcaagcttgtattcttggtgatagtgaacaactgtagctaagccttagttctctgtgggattcgactccggacttgtaaatcggattatatttgcaacgaccgctttgtcctttttataagacatagttgggcatgatcaaattttggcgccgttgtcggggaactaacggtgtagttgtaggtgtacatatttctaggttgcaagtttgaacttttattttttttttcttgtatttgattattttaaaaaaaaaatatttttgatctGAGagacatgacatcttggaattatgagagctttgatgttggtaattctacttttgatcctcgttatgcatattgtggaggaaaccacacagggcaaaattatcaaaatatttccgagagcgagttatgtgcaccaactcaatcttatgtgtggaatgtgtgtgatattgtggtggtcaagatggtcactttcatggttgtgcttatatttcttatcttcccccaaccccttactttgatggttcttctttttcttgtgaagttaataggaacaaagaacccaaGTAAGAGGACCTGAAAAAGATCGAGGATATGCTAAAGTGCCTTATGGAACAATATGATGAGATACAACTGCGGGTACAAAGGCAAGGGGCAACTATgcacaacttggaggctcaagcgaataaattaattgaaccttgtaaagcgcaacaagttgatattgtggatagtagccaatatgAGTATGAATTGGCTGCAGAAATTGCCATTATACTAGAGGATTTAAAAAAATACGAGGATGAGCTAGAGGATAAGGCCAGAGTAGAGTaccaacaatcaatcgaactagattttgaggatgccgatgtcgtagaagagatactagagtcaaccaaggatattgaggatacatatttagttgactcctAGTGTCATTAGTGTTAAGGATGTTGACAATCCCAATGTTTgtgtagttgagcgcattggttcacactccaagcatttttttTCACATTGTGCATGGATGATGATATGAAAATAGAGTCGTTAAAGTGTGGGGcggttggtttggtttttgagtggaactaatgaaataaggagaaatgtgcactatttttaaaaagtaagagccacatgaataaataaataaaagaaagaaaaggaaaaaaagttctattgttgtgaaaaaaaaattctttgataagtggtgactcttgatgcaATTGTacttgtgcttaaagaagtatggggtaaaatatattgatgtgaaggcggagtttggtttgacataagtatgagattttaatgttaaagtatatgtattaaagtgcttagggaggtgtagtcgctcttatatctaaatacatctacccgtcccgcagcctacattacaaccaaataaagtcttGCTTGATCCTAGCTGAATgggctcaattagtagagtaatacactacgggcaagcatatggtgcatcttttgtggcatatgaatgttatttctaagagtgagtgaattctttctatcttaaGTTCCTAAgtattcttaaattttattgtgtgaaactactctcttttgttgtgtgagggcacttgattcatgaaggaaagttaatgtcagtgacctctatggtAGAGTAAGTGgatgagttgtgaataatgcgtggtacttgtgagtcaaatcttgaggtgaagatgttacacttttgtgcttagtctattttaaatattcttggtgtgatgagtcaggaaaattgtttaaaaaaaggtcgtgtctatataaagtgtagtttgattactCGAGGATGAATAGAGAGACTGCTTCcaatagaccctcagctcaaagaagcataagcaccacattaaagaagagaaaaataaggaTCGCGCCAGTTAGAAGCCATGTAAAAGCAACATAAATAACAACCAAATAATCAGGAGAACGCAATGAAAGAAATGACAGGTAGTCATAGAAATCTAATACCAACAAAATACTAAAGTACGTGCTAATATTACCGATATGATAGAGAGAACAGTAAACTAACTACCTTACTACCCTAAtcttcgacctccacaccttcttATCATGTCCTCGATCAGCTGAAGTTGCGCCATATTTTGTCTAATCACCTCACTCTAATTCTTCttcggcctacctctacctctcttaggcttccaatgtcaacctctcacacctcctgaccGGAGCGTCTGTGCTCCGCCTCCTCACATGTCCAAACCATCTAAGTCTCGCTttccgcatcttgtcctccattaGGACACTTCCACCTTGTGTTGAATAACTTTATTCCTAATTCTATCTAACCTTGTATACCcgtacatccatctcaacatcccatctctgctactttcatcttctggacatgagagctcttgactggccaacattcAGCCTCATACAACATAATCGGCCTGACTACCGCTCTGTAGAACTTATACCTTTGAGTTTTGTTGGGACCttcttatcacacaagacacCGGAAGCaagtctccatttcatccatcccgccCTAATACGATATGTGACATCTTCGTCGATCTTCCCATCCCCATGCATAATAGACCCAATGTACTTAAAAAAATTTCTCTTATGGATGACTTGTGAATCCATCTTCACCTTCCCTTCCACTTACTGAGTCATTCCAACGAACCTACACTCCAAGTATTACAGcttagtcctactcaacttgaaacctttagactcaggGTTTGCCTCCACATTTCTAACCTCGCGGCAACGCCGgctcgcgtctcatcaatcaaTACAATGTCATAtgcaaataacatgcaccatgacacctccccttggatgtggCGCGTCAATACGTCCATTGCTAGGGCAAACGAAAAAGGTTTAAGAGCCGACTCTTGGTGCAACCCCATCATGACTGAAAATCTAAAAATCAaagtttgttaaatatttgacgGAGACAAAAAAATTCCCACTTCTGGTAAATTTAAAGGACTAAAACTGCTCATGGGTATATTTAAGGGATCATTTTAAACCTACTTAAAACGCAGGAAACCATTGTGCCATTTCCCATTACTATTATTCTTGTTCACTCTCCAGAAGAAAACAGAGCCGATCCCGAGATTTTCCTCCAGCAATTAGTCCTTACCATCTCCTTCTCCGGAAAATCCATTTGTAAGTTCTTCTTTCTCTAATCTGCTTCTTATGTTTCCTATCTTCATTCCAATTCAAATTTCAGTCAAACCCTATTTTCTCTTTCCTTTcgaattgggtttaattgtttttttaattAGGTTGTTATGATGTGTAATTTCTGGATATCTGTTGTTAGGCGTTGGTAGTTTGTTCTAATTAAAGTTTAGAATCCTCAAAACTTGAAGCCCCACAGAAAAGAGAAAATTATAGGAGGCGGCATGGATTCAGGGGATTCATCAATGTCTAAGGTGTTTCATTTTTCATCTGGAAACCCTCGCATCGAAGAAACCAGGGGTGTCATGCATCTCTTCTGCAACGAACAACCTTCTTTTTCGTCTCAGTTACCTGTAAGTATTCGACGCAATCCATCCATTTCTGTTTTACTGATTGTAGCGTTTGTTACTATGCTGGAGGAAAACTTTTGGGCTTGTTTGATTGATTTTGTTGAAACTTAGTTTGTTTTCCAtctgaaaaataaattattaagtacTGGAATGATACAGGCCCGAATAGAATAGAACAGAATACAATAACAATTGAAATGATTTCTTACATTCATGTAGTCAACCCCAACTACTTCCAGGTTGATGCAATAGTTGATTGATATTGATAGGTTTTTGTGCTCAATCTGATAATTTACTCTCTTTTAAGCTTGAATATGCATGCCTAGTTCAGTTTGGATCTTCCTATAATTCTAACTCATATTATTGGACAATTTTTTTGGGTCCGGTATCCCTCAAAGTGTAATTTTTTATTTGACAATAACAATTGCTCTAAATAAAGTGCAATTGCTATGTTGGGTTTAGAAGGTTGGAGGCTTTATTTATACGTAGAGATTCTTTAGGGCTCGAATTCTATAACTTTTTGACTATACATTTGTAGATTCACCTGATAGCTATGCATGAAGCTGCTTGACTTGTATGCAACTATCATATGTTCAAATTCTAGTAGCTTCTGAAACTTTGAATTGTTTGTTTCTTGTTTCCCTTAGTATACGGCATTTTGATTGCAATAATAGGTCCAAATTTTGTATTTTACTAAAGGTCAATATACGAGAGAGATACGCCAACCAAACACTTCAACCCCAAGCTAGTTGGAATTGACTAGATGAATGCTCACCATCCATGTTGATCCTTTAGAATTGAAATCCAACAACTTATCTAGTGCTGTTGTGTTGTCTTTAGGTGGGAAGAAAGCCTCTCCTCTGCGTGCTCAGTGTTCCGAATCACATGACATATGCAGACTTTTGTCAGTTTTGTGGTTCATTTGTTCAACATATGTTGGAAATGCGAATTGTCAGGTATTCTCTCCAATAATTTATGAGGTCTTTGTTTAACTGGTTGTCTGTGATTCCTTCTGAACTTTGGTGTCTTGTGCGAGGCTTTAGGAATGATGGAATGGAAGATTGTTACAGTATATTGATCAGGTTTGATGAGCAGAAAGCTGCAGATACTTTTCACAAGCATTTTAGTGGTAGAAAATTTTCATCTCTTGAGGTATGATTGCTCCAATAGTTCTCTCCTGCTTTGGCATCAGAATAAGTATCTCATAACATCAAATTCCAGTTTCATACTCCAttcttgtttttgtttctttGCTTGCAGGACGAGACCTGCAATGTGTTTTTTGCTGCCGATGTTCATTACACTGGTTCAATTGAACGCACCCAGTCCATACCTGCAAGCTCTACAGAGCAACCATTCTGTCCTGTTTGTCTTGGTATTTTTCCTAATCTAGTTTCAAaatgttcaaatctattttggaAATGGCATATTTTGAAATTTGTAACTTCCTTATTCAACCACTAAGCACATCTAAAGTGAGATTCACTCCAAAATGTTAGAGATGTTCATCTTCATTCGTTCACTTTCCTCCAAAATGTTTGTAACGTCCATTTTAACCTCCAAATTTAAAAGTTTAACATTTGCAAGCAATTTCTTATATTACGTTTCCTTGTAACTCAGATTCATGGCACTTACGATTTGAAATGTCCTAAAGTAACTATTTATTCATATACACTGATAAAAAAAGGAAACTATCTATTCATATATGGTAGACGCATGCCAGATTGCTCTTGCAAGCATTTTAATGAAATCTAGTGTTCCTTTGCAAGCTGCGTTCATTTACCAAAAGCATACATCTCGTGTATGCACAATCAGTTACCGAATCTCATTATACCATGTTTCTAGGATTGAATATACTCTTACAGCTTGGACTTCATTTAAAAACTTACAAAGTCTTGGGTCCCTAAACTGATATGCCTTGGGGTGCTCAATTAGCTGATAATGCCTCTGTCCCAGTAACACTAAATCGGATCCTCTGTTCTCAAGGTTGTAGCCTTCTTGCACAAAAAGTATCATTATGATATCATGGTGGACCAAACTGCTCATGAACTTACTAGTCAGGGCATCAACCACGTCTGGCCTTACTTGAATTATGTTGGATGGTGTAGTCACAATCCTTGCATCATTCCATCATTCTTTACAAATGAATTCTGAAATCTTTCTACTGGATTTACTTATTTAATTAAGTAACCCTAACTTAACTCTTAGAAAACAAACTGGATACCAAACTGAAGTGGGTGGTCGGACAATGGTATCAAACAATATGAGTgttttgaatttaaattaaataaaaataaaatgagttgGTGTCAAACATGTGACCTGGTGGTGTAATATATTTTTGTAACTTTGAACAGAGGCTGAACTCCAAGAAGTCGTAGGTTATATATGTGTGCATACTAGTGTGTGCGTGCATGCGTACTAGTGTGTCTATATATCTTGTATGCTTCATGTGATACATAAACAACCGCTAGTCTGCTGAACAGAAAGTTACTTGTCACTTTAAACTACATTTACCAGATCAATGAGTTTTGGCTAATTATATGATGAAGCTAGATGATCCATTATAGTTAAAAGTTTTTCGTCTCAAAGCATTTACGAGTGATTCGAGTCACTTGATAGAAAATTGAAGTCCGTCGTCCATGGGGAATCTGGATATAACTTGTTGAGTGTGACCATTTCATCTAAAAGCTTAAGCTGTTAGAGAGAAcacacttttatttacttaattatgtaTTCAAAACGCCCCTTCACGTGCGGGCTTGATTCTTCTTGATGAGTCAAGCACGTGAAAATTCTTTTTGATATTGGGTGGCGGTGAGACTCAAACCCAGGACGTCTGCCTTCTCTGATACCATATTGAAGTGTGTGACCATCTCATCGCTTAAGTTGTTGGGGAGAAtacacttttatttacttaattatgtcttcaacATAACTCTTGTGCCACCTCTATGCTTCCTCTTGGATTTTTCAATCCTAAATTTCAgttattatttaaaaaatttgAATCAGTTTATTACAGAAGTTTCTGGCCACCGCTTCAATAAATGGAATGCTAACTAATCTGTTTGCCTTCATTTAGCATACTGGAAATTCAAGATACTGGAGAAGTCCTTGTTAATACTGTTTTGAGTTTAACCTTATAGATTAGTTTGGACTTTGGTATTTTATGAGGATGTGCAGCCTGAGATATCCAATGTTTAGCTGGATTATATTGGCGAGTTTCCTCTCATATGTATCTTAATTCCTATGCAATTTGCAGAGAGACTGGACCAGGATACAAGTGGAATTCTCACAACCATTTGTAATCATTCGTTTCATTGTTCATGTATTTCTAAATGGACAGATTCTTCGTGCCCTGTAAGTAATACCTTCTATCTTTCCACCATACGTTTGAGCTTCAACTTAGACATGGTCTCTGAACTGGTCTTGATGCTCTATTATTCATATTCATGTAAATGTCATGGACCATAACTTATACAGCTGTTTGTATCAGGCTTTTAGATTTAATCCAACCTGTAAGTAAGTATCATGctgttattgatattgttaaCTAAGTCTCTTACTAATGTTTGCATTACCGTATTGTCACATTGCCATGTCGTCAGTAATATTTGCTTCTAACATCCATTGTTCTGGTTGAATAATTGCTTAGCTTGAGGTAGTTCCTTATCTGCATTTTTATGTCTTTAATTACCGCACTTGTTTGCTTGAGTTTTCTgtcttaaattttttaaaatatggCCTTCTGCAGCCTTTTCAAGATGAAATTAGGTCCACTTCACAATTTGCTTTGTGTGTGCATGTGCAATTTTAGTTTTCTATTGCACGTAAGTTTCTCGGGAATTTATGTCAAGTACTTTTGAGTCTTAAAATAGAGGAAAAGAGACACAAGTTTTAATTAATAGGTAGGAGGGACACATTTGTAATTAATGTTAATTATCTAAACACAAGTTAAAAAAGAGCCCGAAAATTTCTGTGTTTGCACTTAGGCCAGCTTGTGCGTATTTGGAGTATTCCACCATTTACTTGCTATCTTTTACCAGCATAGATATCGGGTTACTTTTCCCTCCGAGGCGTAGACAGATGGGAAGAGATTCCCTGG
This region includes:
- the LOC104239169 gene encoding serine/threonine-protein kinase SAPK3-like — protein: MEEKYELLKELGTGNFGVARLVKDKKTKELFAVKYIERGKKIDENVQREIINHRSLGHPNIIRFKEVLVTPSHLAIVMEYAAGGELFARICSAGRFSEDEARFFFQQLISGVSYCHAMEICHRDLKLENTLLDGSASPRVKICDFGYSKSGLLHSQPKSTVGTPAYIAPEVLSRKEYDGKIADVWSCGVTLYVMLVGAYPFEDPEDPKNFRKTIGRIMSAQYSIPDYVRISADCKNLLSRIFVANPSKRITIPEIKKHPWFLKNLPKDLMDGEHSKYEEASEQLQQSVEEIMRIIQEAKIPGEVSKPEGQATAGTAEPDDTEDDLESEIDSSNDFSVYV